Proteins from one Podospora pseudocomata strain CBS 415.72m chromosome 4, whole genome shotgun sequence genomic window:
- a CDS encoding hypothetical protein (COG:U; EggNog:ENOG503NUY9) — protein MHTEQQQHQPIMGDPEMEQTYETTSLLTTQQKPGYVTFPESHHEDSWRPSAGFWWIETALWANVFLSGFDGTITASTYAAISSDFGAANNAAWLTTSYLITSTAFQPLYGRFSDMFGRRICFFISTLTFMIGCFGCSMAQTILTLDIMRAVTGFGGGGLITMATVINSDMIPFKQRGMYQAMQNILVGFGAVLGASLGGSITQAIGWRWCFLLQVPVSFFALVVGYFVLENPACMVPQLIPLSTTQRVRSAIKRLDLSGSLFLVGGLLLQLLGLTLGGNEYPWASFPVISSLVGSTVLLFLFVEVEANTKAIPMIPLRMLKSWQPIAVQLTNIFSGMASYAYMFMVPLYFQAVRGDSPSAAGLRLMIPALATPVGGVVAGWSMQRGIKLSYNVRLGTAMMLIGNLLALSMGTTGARWKEFFYLIPANLGLGLTNPSVLFSFISFWEHREQAVATSTVYLIRSMGTIYGVTVTAAIVQNMLLAGLPAALGDNVSEELVERLRKSLFAIGELSPTQQLAVRALYCDALRIAFAASSGFALLAFAFSWAHRTGSMQKKA, from the exons ATGCACactgaacaacaacaacaccaacccatcatgGGCGACCCCGAGATGGAACAGACATATGAGACAACATCTCTCCTCACCACACAACAGAAGCCAGGATATGTGACATTTCCAGAATCCCACCATGAAGACTCATGGCGGCCTTCCGCGGGCTTCTGGTGGATCGAGACAG CTCTATGGGCAAATGTCTTTCTCTCTGGCTTCGATGGGACTATCACCGCCTCAACATATGCCGCCATCAGCTCCGACTTCGGTGCAGCCAACAATGCCGCCTGGCTAACGACTTCGTACCTCATCACCAGTACAGCCTTCCAGCCTCTCTACGGCCGCTTCTCTGATATGTTTGGGCGGCGAATCtgcttcttcatctccaccctgACCTTCATGATTGGGTGTTTTGGCTGTTCCATGGCGCAGACAATCTTGACACTAGATATCATGAGGGCTGTGACAGGctttggcggcggtgggctgATCACAATGG CAACTGTCATCAACTCCGATATGATCCCCTTCAAGCAGCGCGGCATGTACCAGGCCATGCAAAATATCCTCGTTGGTTTTGGCGCAGTCTTGGGCGCTTCGCTCGGAGGCTCGATCACTCAAGCCATTGGCTGGAGATGGTGCTTTTTGCTGCAGGTTCCAGTCTCTTTCTTCGCCCTCGTGGTGGGTTATTTCGTGTTGGAGAATCCTGCCTGCATGGTTCCTCAACTAATCCCTCTCTCCACCACACAACGTGTTCGCTCGGCAATCAAAAGGCTGGATTTGTCGGGCTCGCTGTTTCTCGTTGGTGgactgctcctccagcttctgggCTTGACGCTTGGCGGCAACGAGTACCCATGGGCTAGCTTTCCGGTGATCTCTTCGCTGGTCGGAAGTACCGTACTATTGTTCCTATTCGTGGAAGTCGAAgccaacaccaaggccatcCCCATGATCCCACTTCGCATGTTGAAAAGCTGGCAGCCGATCGCGGTTCAACTGACCAACATATTCTCCGGCATGGCCTCGTATGCT TACATGTTTATGGTCCCATTGTATTTCCAGGCTGTTCGTGGTGATTCTCCATCGGCGGCCGGTCTCCGGCTTATGATCCCGGCACTCGCGACCCcagttggaggtgttgttgccgGATGGTCGATGCAGCGCGGTATTAAGCTCTCGTACAACGTTCGGCTGGGCACGGCCATGATGCTCATCGGGAATCTTCTTGCGCTGTCGATGGGCACGACGGGGGCTCGGTGGAAGGAGTTCTTCTACTTGATACCTGCTAATCTAGGTCTTGGTCTGACCAACCCCAGCGTTCTGTTTAGCTTCATCTCTTTCTGGGAGCACAGAG AACAAGCTGTTGCCACCTCTACGGTGTATCTGATTCGGTCCATGGGGACCATTTATGGCGTGACTGTCACGGCTGCCATCGTCCAGAACATGTTGTTGGCGGGCCTTCCCGCCGCTCTTGGTGACAACGTCAGTGAAGAG CTGGTTGAGAGGCTGCGCAAGTCGCTGTTCGCTATTGGGGAGCTGtcccccacccaacaacTGGCCGTTAGGGCATTGTACTGTGACGCCCTGAGAATAGCCTTTGCGGCTTCGAGCGGCTTCGCGTTGCTCGCATTTGCCTTTTCGTGGGCGCATAGAACGGGATCGATGCAGAAAAAGGCGTAA
- a CDS encoding hypothetical protein (COG:E; EggNog:ENOG503NW90), whose translation MSFNWRRPFRSRDDNDEPTTHDAPALTRVNSAEVSDGSLKYTLEKGGNDSQPSYQEATGAPVESRSPLGYSVGPITIIFLNVSKMIGTGVYSTPSAILRGTGSVGLSMIYWTLGFFTSISTLSVLLEFASYFPNRSGSEVVYLEQAYPRPRWLFPTAFAFLNVVLSFSSGNSIVCAQYLFRINGHTPSPWELKGVAIAAYTVAFLAVVFHTKASYAFSNGIGIVKTLTLIFIAITGLVVLGGNISSIPDPHSNFRNAFDGLPPTPYGLNNALYRIIFSYTGFDNAFNVVNEVKNPIKTLRRNTFISVFLVAVLYNLANVAYFASVPLPDLRAAKEITASLFFTAVFGSSNAVRGLNFLIALSSFGNLVTVLIGSSRMIRECGRQGVLPFPRFWATTRPFGTPIGPYFVKWFMTVIMILAPPAGDAFNFVVDLQVYPSSLFHILVGIGLFIVRYRRKKLGLGRGEFKAWTVVVVFNILVYAYLLVMPWYPPEGGPYAGNVSFWYATYVVTGTGILLGCGIYYYAWIWLLPKLRGYRIRQEVLTLEDGAQSHKVIKIPVEQLAEWDATHDAVGRPLNRTDSHSGDSERIGVSSTAGEKGQDGNVRDVDPEK comes from the exons ATGTCTTTCAACTGGCGTCGACCCTTTCGGTCGCGGGACGACAACGATGAGCCAACGACACATGATGCGCCGGCACTGACCCGAGTCAACAGCGCCGAGGTATCAGACGGTAGCCTCAAATACACGCTGGAGAAAGGAGGAAATGATTCCCAGCCGTCATACCAGGAGGCCACAGGAGCCCCAGTGGAGAGTCGCTCGCCGCTGGGGTACTCTGTCGGTCCaatcaccatcatcttcctcaatgTCAGCAAGATGATTGGGACTGGTGTTTACTCTACCC CCTCCGCCATTCTTAGAGGGACTGGCTCAGTCGGGCTGAGCATGATCTACTGGACCCTCggcttcttcacctccatctccaccctctccgtccTCCTCGAATTCGCCTCCTACTTCCCCAACCGCTCCGGCAGCGAAGTCGTCTACCTCGAGCAAGCCTACCCCCGTCCCCGATGGCTCTTCCCAACAGCCTTCGCCTTCCTCAACGTTGTCCTTTCCTTCAGCAGCGGCAACTCCATCGTCTGCGCGCAATACCTCTTCCGAATAAACggccacaccccctccccctgggAACTCAAAGGCGTAGCCATCGCCGCGTACACCGTTGCCTTCCTAGCCGTAGTCTTTCACACCAAAGCCTCCTACGCCTTCTCCAACGGAATCGGCATTGTCaaaaccctcaccctcatcttcatcgccatcaccgGGCTTGTCGTCCTAGGAggcaacatctcctccatccccgaCCCCCACTCCAACTTCCGCAACGCATTTGACGGCCTCCCTCCTACCCCTTACGGCCTAAACAACGCCCTCTACCGCATCATTTTCTCCTACACCGGCTTCGACAACGCCTTCAACGTCGTCAACGAGGTAAAAAACCCCATCAAAACCCTCCGCCGCAACACCTTCATctccgtcttcctcgtcgccgtcctCTACAACCTCGCTAACGTAGCTTACTTCGCCtccgtccccctccccgacctccGCGCCGCAAAAGAAATCACCGCCTCGTTATTCTTCACCGCAGTCTTTGGCTCCTCAAACGCGGTTCGCGGACTCAActtcctcatcgccctctcctccttcggcAACCTCGTCACCGTCCTCATCGGCTCCTCCCGCATGATCCGCGAATGCGGTCGCCAGGGCGTGTTGCCTTTTCCTAGATTCTGGGCAACCACACGACCGTTCGGTACACCGATCGGGCCTTACTTTGTGAAGTGGTTCATGACAGTGATCATGATCTTGGCCCCGCCGGCAGGGGATGCGTTCAATTTCGTGGTTGACTTGCAGGTTTACCCTTCTTCGCTGTTTCACATCTTGGTTGGCATAGGACTTTTCATCGTCCGATacaggaggaagaagctcgggttgggaaggggcgAGTTTAAAGCGTGGACtgtagtggtggtgtttaATATCCTGGTGTATGCGTATTTGCTTGTGATGCCTTGGTACCCTCCCGAGGGCGGACCATACGCAGGAAATGTGAGCTTTTGGTATGCGACTTATGTTGTTACTGGGACTGGGAT TTTGCTCGGTTGCGGCATCTACTACTACGCCTGGATCTGGCTCCTCCCCAAGTTGAGAGGGTACCGCATCCGGCAGGAGGTTCTGACGCTGGAAGACGGAGCGCAAAGTCACAAGGTGATCAAAATACCTGTCGAACAACTGGCAGAGTGGGACGCCACTCACGATGCTGTTGGAAGACCGCTCAACAGGACAGACAGCCACTCTGGCGACTCCGAACGCATCGGTGTATCAAGCACAGCAGGAGAAAAGGGCCAAGATGGCAATGTGAGGGATGTAGATCCTGAGAAGTAA
- a CDS encoding hypothetical protein (EggNog:ENOG503PBZF) encodes MPPISPNLQSPLTARKSSDELGDAELPRFQKSKLIKADASHHPEVSKCLLQAGFKYSVARQLTEHELQFWNVQELNQTLRLVDATVDDIRFRRLKSFEVVPSLPSRIGHGRVHFNPSDFVKPRWKQIQESADTLGALCVNKDGDLRIVPPGGYAALSHVWAEGLGSDETNGGLHRSLVVQLFDKLAHTDIEWLWIDSLAIPGTGHQLDHAEAEMKSRLINAMANIYRQAKQVVIVNALALRLWSNDPADLGVVLGFGRWLTRVWTYQQIKLVGHTIVLTREGSVWFTDVFICLKARDGLFTLAQTFLHLQRHGNIPVQLADIVVGCTKREASDIINNAGALFPVIGLEWKHGLSLDDGMRKIYEARRHEAVKMVLYHGPPRATYPAWAPAWLNQMRIVDREVGNQRWETRGIYEVVY; translated from the exons ATGCCACCCATATCTCCCAACTTGCAATCACCATTGACGGCGAGAAAAAG CAGTGACGAACTAGGGGATGCCGAACTCCCTCGATTCCAGAAATCAAAACTGATCAAAGCCGATGCGTCCCATCATCCGGAAGTTTCGAAGTGCCTTCTCCAAGCCGGATTCAAGTATTCTGTTGCGAGACAACTCACAGAGCATGAACTGCAATTTTGGAACGTACAGGAGTTGAACCAGACTCTGAGGCTTGTTGATGCCACGGTGGATGACATTCGGTTTCGCAGACTAAAGTCTTTCGAGGTTGTTCCATCCTTGCCGAGCAGGATAGGACATGGAAGAGTCCATTTCAATCCATCAGACTTTGTTAAACCAAGGTGGAAACAGATCCAAGAGTCAGCCGACACACTGGGCGCCCTATGCGTTAACAAGGACGGCGACCTCCGCATTGTGCCTCCAGGTGGTTATGCAGCGTTGTCTCATGTGTGGGCAGAAGGGCTTGGATCAGATGAAACAAACGGAGGGCTTCACCGGAGCTTGGTGGTACAGTTGTTTGACAAGCTGGCACAcaccgacatcgagtggctgtGGATTGACAGCTTGGCTATTCCGGGTACCGGACATCAGCTGGATCACGCGGAGGCCGAGATGAAATCCAGACTTATCAATGCTATGGCGAATATCTACCGCCAGGCGAAGCAGGTGGTCATCGTTAATGCTTTAGCTCTGCGACTGTGGTCAAACGATCCCGCCGATCTCGGCGTAGTCCTTGGCTTCGGCA GATGGCTAACACGCGTCTGGACCTATCAGCAAATCAAGCTCGTTGGACATACGATTGTTTTAACCCGTGAGGGATCGGTTTGGTTCACCGATGTATTCATTTGCCTCAAAGCAAGAGATGGTTTGTTCACACTGGCCCAGACTTTTCTACATCTACAGCGACATGGCAATATTCCCGTGCAACTTGCAGATATCGTTGTCGGGTGTACAAAAAGGGAGGCCAGCGACATTATTAACAACGCCGGTGCTCTCTTTCCGGTGATCGGACTCGAATGGAAGCACGGCCTATCGCTCGATGACGGGATGAGAAAGATTTACGAGGCCCGAAGACACGAGGCGGTGAAAATGGTTCTATACCATGGCCCACCAAGGGCGACATATCCTGCATGGGCTCCAGCCTGGCTTAACCAAATGCGAATTGTCGACCGCGAAGTAGGCAACCAGAGATGGGAAACTAGGGGTATATATGAAGTAGTATATTGA
- a CDS encoding hypothetical protein (COG:E; EggNog:ENOG503P0PX) yields the protein MTKTLVTGPHGPPDISYNLDYDNYLARTQRRLQTEKLPKDLPSGFPQQIQNDLVWDGKDLAEKYDWNYTLTTDDLTEIESALRHFKAQNLGLGFINQDTFPLPNLHKTLRDISKEIHMGHGFKVIRGVPVASHTREENIIMYAGISCHIAPVRGRQSFLDTGVDVALAHVKDMTSVVDGSKIGAPAYTNVKQAFHTDIGDVVALLCLAEGVGGGESYLSSSWKVYNELAATRPDLIHTLSEYWAADTFGKIDIPYWHAPLLYHEPAKDTTPERVILHYSRRTFTGYLGLPRSANIPPLTEAQAEALDALHFTAEKYALSLDFRQGDIQYINNFGLFHGRASFQDSKEKQRHLIRIWLRDPEYAWEIPEPLRNKWDRVYKDVKPENTVFPLEPPIATGSDSNPGGKGLVAKGWHRLVQASQRMLVPS from the exons ATGACGAAAACACTTGTAACTGGACCTCATGGTCCGCCAGATATCAGCTACAACCTCGACTACGACAATTACCTTGCTAGAACCCAGCGTCGATTGCAGACCGAAAAACTACCAAAAGACCTGCCGAGTGGCTTTCCACAGCAAATTCAAAATGATCTTGTCTGGGATGGGAAAGACCTTGCTGAGAAGTACGACTGGAACTACACCTTGACGACCGATGACCTGACCGAGATCGAATCAGCTCTCCGGCATTTCAAAGCTCAGAACCTGGGACTCGGATTCATCAACCAAGACACCTTCCCGCTTCCCAATCTCCACAAGACTCTACGAGACATCTCCAAGGAGATACACATGGGCCACGGGTTCAAAGTGATCCGCGGTGTTCCTGTGGCGAGCCACACTCGAGAAGAAAACATCATCATGTACGCCGGGATCTCCTGTCACATTGCACCTGTCCGTGGTCGACAATCCTTTCTGGATACCGGAGTTGATGTTGCTCTGGCCCACGTGAAAGACATGACCTCAGTGGTAGATGGCAGCAAGATCGGAGCTCCAGCCTACACCAATGTTAAACAAGCCTTTCATACAGATATTGGTGACGTTGTTGCATTGCTTTGCCtagctgagggtgttggaggaggggagagcTACTTGTCGAGCAGCTGGAAGGTGTACAATGAGCTGGCTGCCACTCGGCCCGATCTTATCCACACGCTGTCAGAATACTGGGCAGCGGATAC ATTCGGCAAGATAGACATCCCTTACTGGCATGCTCCGTTACTGTACCACGAGCCGGCCAAAGATACCACCCCAGAACGTGTGATTCTCCATTATTCACGACGAACCTTTACCGGCTACCTGGGCCTCCCTCGCTCAGCCAACATCCCACCCCTCACCGAAGCACAAGCCGAGGCTTTGGATGCGCTGCACTTCACAGCGGAGAAGTATGCGCTCTCTCTTGACTTTCGCCAGGGAGACATCCAGTACATCAACAATTTCGGCTTGTTTCACGGCCGTGCAAGCTTTCAGGATTCTAAAGAGAAACA ACGTCATCTGATTCGGATCTGGCTCCGTGATCCAGAGTATGCTTGGGAGATACCTGAACCTCTGAGGAACAAGTGGGATAGGGTGTACAAGGACGTCAAGCCTGAAAATACCGTCTTTCCTCTCGAGCCACCGATTGCGACCGGCAGTGATAGTAATCCAGGTGGGAAGGGTCTGGTGGCAAAAGGGTGGCATAGACTTGTCCAAGCAAGTCAGCGCATGTTGGTTCCCTCGTGA
- a CDS encoding hypothetical protein (CAZy:GH115; COG:S; EggNog:ENOG503NYQ8): MRLLIWAWAAASLSFGCVALLEERIVSFEVDADAAAASAQLDIASAPILVSEDDPIGVHIAANSLAKDLEQITGITRSVANATLASISSEANRGPFIIAGSVNSTLIRDLSSQGVINVSDIRGKWETFKTTTVQLSGSRPALVIAGSDKRGVIFGIHTLAEQSGQSPYHWFADVPAQKHSQIFALNKTTVHGEPTVRYRGLFINDEEPALNTWWARQHNATRYPLDTEFYARVFDLLLRLKANYLWPAMWKSWTPPPGNIFFIDDPGNQQLADDYGIVISTAHHEPMQMATNEWNETERGPWDWSKNKANVTKFFEEGIARAGKNESYFTIGMRGLGDEAANTQNAIEMLKDVFRVQRGIIKKFHGSETAVNQVWALYKEVASYYDAGLDPDGDITLLFPDDNQGNVYRLPTGNETERPGGTGVYFHFEYVGLPRSYKWHNTNNLGKVYKELLHSHLRGANRIWIMNVGDIKPMELPLNLAMDLAWDASSISFDSIPQYLVQYAAREFGPEHAEEIGDILMEHSRLVGMRRYEHIDPATFSTTAYHEAERVLSRWDYLASRVNNVTALLPAETKPAFFQLVGQPVLSGATFVSVAIKTAFNLRYARERRNSANLLASSVLEHFETSFDLIEEWDSMLDGKWADMMSQAVYDAVEEPKMWANPSRDILSNLSYVQIRQNMQFSLGNLGLYAEGSSSPAEQGRWAESVDASMPTTNFAPLLPQLDPFAALQERIVEVFHRGNHRVPLNWTLDPWEEDWLHITPTGGTLNSTHPDDKIVLSIPDWSKVPVEFNKTVLIGVRSTPARYPYFDQIRLPVLNFVPPNTFEGYPESSGGYISIEAPHFSPNFSTPNTSDIHFLAIPNLGTRSNTGSLALRPFLSARGDVPKAKEVKAVYPIYLFSDSPPSLKHNVTATVYINAGLDTDPRLKMEFSLTLDDQPARFQRVLGDYVKNPHAGDIPPEWLPHVADQVWTKKVNLGEVGEGRHEVVWRVNSPEVYLEKIVVDVRGVVQDSYLGPGETRWVYATEVMGGERRGRGKGWRGKGKWGSRSRMGVGGLWM, translated from the coding sequence ATGCGGCTCTTGatttgggcttgggctgcTGCCAGCCTCTCTTTTGGCTGTGTTGCGTTGCTTGAGGAGCGAATTGTTTCGTTTGAGGTCGATGCTgatgcggcggcggcaagcgCACAACTCGATATCGCCAGTGCTCCGATTCTTGTCTCTGAGGATGATCCGATTGGCGTTCATATTGCGGCCAACAGTCTGGCGAAGGATCTTGAGCAAATCACTGGAATAACCAGGTCTGTCGCCAACGCGACCTTGGCCAGCATCTCGAGCGAGGCAAACCGGGGCCCATTCATCATCGCCGGCTCGGTCAATTCGACATTGATCCGCGACCTGTCCTCTCAAGGCGTCATCAACGTGTCGGATATTCGGGGGAAATGGGAGACTTTCAAGACAACCACGGTTCAGCTTTCTGGCAGCAGACCTGCGCTTGTCATTGCGGGAAGCGACAAGCGAGGTGTCATATTCGGGATCCACACGCTCGCAGAGCAATCAGGGCAGTCGCCATACCATTGGTTTGCCGATGTGCCTGCCCAGAAACATTCCCAAATCTTTGCTCTCAACAAAACGACAGTTCATGGCGAACCAACCGTCAGATACAGGGGGCTTTTCATCAACGATGAAGAGCCGGCGCTGAACACGTGGTGGGCCCGTCAACACAACGCTACGCGATATCCTCTCGACACGGAATTTTACGCCCGTGTATTTGATCTTTTGCTTCGTCTGAAGGCCAACTACCTCTGGCCAGCAATGTGGAAATCATGGACGCCACCGCCGGGAAATATTTTTTTTATCGATGACCCTGGAAACCAGCAGCTGGCGGATGATTATGGAATCGTTATTTCTACCGCTCATCACGAGCCGATGCAAATGGCTACCAACGAGTGGAACGAGACGGAGAGAGGCCCGTGGGATTGGTCCAAGAACAAGGCCAATGTGACCAAGTTCTTTGAGGAGGGTATCGCCCGTGCTGGCAAGAATGAGTCTTACTTCACCATTGGGATGAGGGGTCTGGGAGATGAGGCGGCGAATACCCAGAACGCAATCGAGATGCTCAAGGATGTGTTCAGGGTTCAGCGGGGAATCATCAAGAAGTTTCATGGGTCTGAGACGGCTGTCAACCAGGTGTGGGCGCTGTACAAAGAGGTGGCCTCGTACTATGACGCTGGTTTGGATCCGGATGGTGATATTACGCTATTATTCCCAGATGACAACCAAGGGAATGTTTACCGTCTTCCAACCGGGAACGAAACCGAGCGGCCAGGTGGGACTGGAGTGTACTTCCACTTTGAGTATGTCGGTTTGCCGAGGTCTTACAAGTGGCataacaccaacaacctaGGCAAGGTGTACAAGGAGCTGTTGCACTCTCACTTGAGAGGTGCAAATAGGATTTGGATCATGAATGTGGGCGACATTAAACCAATGGAGTTACCGCTGAACCTGGCTATGGACCTAGCTTGGGATGCGTCGAGCATTTCGTTCGACAGCATCCCGCAATACCTGGTCCAGTATGCCGCCAGGGAGTTTGGCCCTGAACACGCAGAGGAGATTGGCGATATTCTTATGGAACACTCTCGTCTGGTCGGGATGCGTCGATATGAGCACATTGACCCGGCTACGTTTTCAACCACTGCTTATCACGAGGCCGAACGGGTCCTCTCACGCTGGGACTACTTGGCGAGTCGCGTCAACAATGTCACTGCACTTCTCCCGGCTGAGACTAAACCCGCATTCTTTCAACTTGTCGGTCAACCGGTCCTCTCAGGGGCAACATTTGTCTCGGTGGCCATCAAGACAGCTTTCAACCTTCGATATGCTCGCGAAAGAAGAAACTCGGCCAACCTCCTTGCTTCCAGCGTTCTGGAGCACTTCGAAACCTCCTTTGACCTCATAGAAGAATGGGACAGCATGCTCGACGGAAAGTGGGCGGACATGATGTCCCAAGCGGTCTACGACGCAGTCGAAGAACCCAAAATGTGGGCCAACCCATCAAGAGACATTCTTTCTAACCTCTCCTATGTCCAAATCCGACAAAACATGCAATTCTCTCTCGGCAACCTCGGTCTCTACGCCGAAGgttcctcttcccctgctGAACAAGGCCGCTGGGCCGAGTCAGTCGACGCCAGcatgcccaccaccaactttgCACCTCTACTCCCCCAACTTGACCCCTTTGCCGCACTACAGGAGAGGATAGTGGAGGTTTTCCACAGAGGCAATCATCGCGTCCCTCTCAACTGGACTCTTGACCCTTGGGAGGAAGACTGGCTGCACATCACCCCTACAGGCGGCACGTTGAACTCGACCCATCCAGACGACAAAATCGTCCTTTCCATCCCCGACTGGTCAAAAGTCCCGGTTGAGTTTAACAAAACAGTTCTCATCGGAGTCCGCTCGACACCGGCACGATACCCCTATTTTGATCAAATCCGGCTTCCGGTCCTGAACTTTGTTCCTCCAAACACCTTTGAGGGATACCCAGAGTCATCAGGGGGTTACATCTCCATCGAGGCCCCTCATTTCTCCCCTAACTTCTCCACCCCAAACACCTCCGACATTCACTTCCTGGCTATCCCCAACCTAGGCACGAGATCAAACACCGGCTCTCTTGCTCTCCGGCCTTTCTTGTCTGCTAGGGGAGATGTTCCCAAGGCGAAAGAAGTGAAGGCTGTATATCCCATCTATTTATTTTCTGACAGCCCCCCGAGCTTGAAACACAATGTTACTGCAACGGTGTATATCAACGCAGGGTTGGACACCGACCCGAGGCTCAAGATGGAGTTCTCACTCACGTTGGATGATCAGCCGGCGAGGTTTcagagggtgttgggggattATGTCAAGAATCCGCATGCGGGGGATATACCGCCTGAGTGGTTGCCGCACGTGGCTGATCAGGTGTGGACAAAAAAGGTTaatttgggggaggtgggggaggggaggcacGAGGTTGTTTGGAGGGTGAATTCGCCAGAGGTGTACTTGGAGAAGATTGTGGTTGATgttaggggggtggtgcagGATAGTTATCTGGGGCCGGGGGAGACGAGGTGGGTGTATGCGACGGAGGTTAtggggggggagagaagggggagagggaaggggtggaggggaaaggggaagtgggggtcgaggagtaggatgggggtgggagggttgTGGATGTGA